The genomic segment GCGCTTGCCGGTCGAATCGACGATCTCGATGCCGTCGCCCGCGACCGCAACCGGCAGATTCGCGCGCGGCGCGCGGTGAAATACGGTGGTCATGCGTGTCCTTGTTCCTGTCGATGCGCCGACGGACGCTGCGCGTCCCGCGGCACGAATTGCTGAAATCGCACCGAGCCCTGCTCGCGCACCTCGAACGCGACGCCGTCGTCGCCGATCGAGAACAGCGCGGTCGCAAGCGTGTTCTCGTCGTCCGGATCGTGCGGATCATCGCGATAGATCGGCAGGCCGTCGCCCGCGCGATCGGCGAGCACGCGCCACAGCGCGGGCGCGTCGGCCGCGCCGCCGAGCGGCGGCAGCAGTTGCGCGAGCCGCGCTTGCCGATCGGCTGACGACGCGGTGACGATCTGCGCCTCGGCGTCGCAACCCGGATGGATCAGATGGTTCGCATGGCCGTACACGCCGTCGACGTCGAGCACCGACGTGCGCATGACGCTCGCCTCGACGCTGACGACGCGCGCATCGCCCGCGCAGCCAAGCGTGTGATGGAAACCGCTCGCGCGCGGCGCGCCGCGCAGCACGCGCAGCGCATCGTCGAGCGATGCGGCGTCGAGCACCGCACGCGCGAGGATCATCCGCGGCACGCCCGCCGCCGGCCGTCGAACGCGCACGTTGTT from the Burkholderia humptydooensis genome contains:
- a CDS encoding C45 family autoproteolytic acyltransferase/hydolase; its protein translation is MKFLTPVVVTGSPHDIGRQLGELARPAMDAYFAQSGAWRAVARWRGHPFVAALRRAAEAAFPALVAELDGIAAGLGWHAQDVFVWNCRGELIHNAPDGCTTLAVRTPRERTIAHNEDGDPHLRGKCMLVDVRPDGKPGFVSFYYPGSLPGHTFAANRAGLVQTINNVRVRRPAAGVPRMILARAVLDAASLDDALRVLRGAPRASGFHHTLGCAGDARVVSVEASVMRTSVLDVDGVYGHANHLIHPGCDAEAQIVTASSADRQARLAQLLPPLGGAADAPALWRVLADRAGDGLPIYRDDPHDPDDENTLATALFSIGDDGVAFEVREQGSVRFQQFVPRDAQRPSAHRQEQGHA